The Brevibacillus brevis genome contains a region encoding:
- a CDS encoding sensor histidine kinase has protein sequence MLTHRRYSLKWRLTLLFSSGMLVLLLFLSIFIFFSTSNLVHQHEQKLLNQKATAIAADLKTEITEEASLTITYLTRLLTNYADVNQLINISDQNGKQIASIQGANWRVEPEDYYERTLVAKEPVQLPFTSELLFVQISTTTEALEWYFSILLTILFLSSFFTLLLSAVGGYWLSKWGLKPLDHLIQQIHSIFPQRLSQRIHHHHVETEIYELIHAFNLLLDRMEEAMVYQQRFVTDASHELRTPLSIIERYVSLLQRWGQHKPEVRDEALAAVHQECKRLFKLIDDLLSLAKLQHISQLGSSKVVQPLTPLLLEVKQAWVPIFPPQIKLLFEWEESLVLLMDRERIRQLLDILLDNARKYTDEGEVKVRAYGDEEAVHIVVEDTGIGIQAKEIPHLFKRFYRVDKSRTRKRGGSGIGLSIAQAIVADHEGSISIAPSAERGMIVHVLLKKAGMDSRYE, from the coding sequence GTGCTTACACATCGCAGATACTCACTTAAATGGAGACTCACGCTTTTATTTAGCTCTGGCATGCTGGTTTTGCTTCTCTTTTTGTCCATTTTTATTTTTTTCAGCACCTCTAATCTCGTCCATCAACATGAGCAAAAATTGCTCAATCAGAAAGCAACGGCCATCGCAGCCGATTTGAAAACGGAGATCACCGAAGAAGCATCGCTGACGATTACTTATTTGACTCGTTTGTTAACCAATTACGCTGACGTCAATCAACTCATAAACATCAGCGACCAAAACGGCAAGCAAATCGCCTCGATACAGGGAGCCAATTGGAGAGTAGAGCCTGAAGACTATTATGAAAGGACCTTGGTCGCAAAAGAACCTGTACAGCTGCCATTCACATCTGAGCTTCTCTTTGTGCAAATTTCTACGACGACAGAAGCGCTTGAATGGTATTTTTCCATCTTGCTCACGATTCTGTTTCTCTCTTCCTTTTTCACCTTGCTTCTTTCTGCGGTTGGCGGCTATTGGTTGAGTAAATGGGGACTCAAGCCTCTCGATCATCTGATCCAACAAATCCATTCCATTTTCCCTCAACGACTCTCCCAACGAATTCATCATCACCACGTAGAGACTGAAATTTACGAGCTGATCCACGCCTTTAATCTGCTGTTAGATCGCATGGAAGAAGCAATGGTCTACCAGCAGCGATTCGTCACGGATGCATCACACGAGTTGCGTACACCTCTCTCGATTATTGAAAGGTATGTGAGTCTTCTGCAAAGATGGGGGCAGCACAAGCCCGAAGTAAGGGATGAAGCGCTCGCTGCTGTTCATCAGGAGTGTAAACGACTTTTCAAACTCATTGATGATCTGTTGTCTTTAGCCAAATTGCAGCATATCTCTCAACTAGGTTCATCGAAAGTCGTGCAGCCATTAACCCCTCTGCTTCTTGAAGTAAAGCAAGCGTGGGTGCCCATTTTCCCTCCACAAATTAAGCTGCTTTTTGAATGGGAAGAATCTCTTGTCCTTTTGATGGATCGGGAGCGGATTCGACAGTTATTGGATATCCTTTTGGACAATGCACGGAAATATACAGATGAAGGAGAAGTGAAGGTACGAGCCTATGGGGATGAAGAGGCCGTGCACATTGTGGTAGAGGATACAGGGATTGGTATTCAAGCAAAGGAGATTCCCCACCTTTTTAAGCGATTTTATCGCGTGGACAAATCCCGTACGCGAAAAAGAGGAGGAAGCGGGATCGGTCTGTCCATCGCCCAAGCGATTGTCGCAGATCACGAGGGAAGCATCTCCATTGCTCCATCTGCGGAGAGAGGCATGATTGTTCATGTCTTGTTGAAAAAAGCGGGGATGGACTCACGATACGAATGA